In the genome of Desulfofarcimen acetoxidans DSM 771, one region contains:
- a CDS encoding AAA family ATPase, giving the protein MLKINIWRNQNNENSKKELPMTNKIHVINRTSKYKNQDSSQKNTTADVLRELNSLVGLKCVKKLINEVYAFVEIQKRRQKEQLATEPLSLHMVFKGNPGTGKTTVARIIGKLFKELGVLSKGHLVEVERADLVGEYIGHTAQRTKEQIRKALGGILFIDEAYSLARGGEKDFGKETIDTLVKSIEDQKDKMILILAGYREEMEWFTETNPGLRSRIPIVINFPDYSISELMSIGNLMLEQRQYLFSPGATEEMRIILEKEAKTHRHSGNARLVRNLVERAIRCQAVRLVKMPDKEVGRKELMYIKREDIKIAESITKGANNCT; this is encoded by the coding sequence ATTTTGAAAATAAACATATGGCGCAATCAGAATAATGAAAACAGTAAAAAAGAATTACCGATGACTAATAAAATCCATGTAATTAACCGTACAAGTAAATATAAAAACCAGGATTCATCTCAGAAAAATACTACTGCAGATGTACTGCGTGAACTAAATAGCCTAGTAGGTTTAAAATGTGTGAAAAAGTTGATTAATGAAGTGTATGCCTTTGTTGAAATTCAGAAAAGGAGACAAAAAGAACAGTTAGCTACGGAACCTTTATCACTGCATATGGTTTTTAAAGGTAATCCCGGTACAGGTAAGACAACGGTAGCACGCATTATAGGCAAACTTTTTAAAGAGCTGGGCGTATTGAGCAAAGGCCATTTAGTCGAGGTGGAAAGAGCAGATCTGGTTGGTGAATATATAGGGCATACCGCACAAAGAACAAAAGAGCAGATTAGGAAAGCTCTGGGGGGAATTTTATTTATAGATGAAGCTTACTCACTGGCGCGAGGCGGAGAAAAAGATTTTGGTAAAGAAACTATTGACACTCTGGTCAAAAGTATTGAAGATCAAAAGGATAAGATGATTTTAATTTTGGCCGGTTACAGGGAGGAGATGGAGTGGTTTACAGAAACCAATCCAGGCCTGCGATCTCGTATTCCTATCGTAATTAATTTTCCTGACTATAGTATTTCCGAACTCATGTCTATTGGTAACTTAATGTTGGAACAGCGGCAGTACCTATTCTCACCTGGTGCTACTGAAGAGATGAGAATAATATTAGAAAAAGAAGCAAAAACACATCGGCACAGCGGCAATGCCAGGTTGGTTCGCAATCTTGTGGAGCGCGCTATTCGGTGCCAGGCGGTAAGATTAGTTAAAATGCCTGATAAAGAGGTCGGAAGAAAAGAATTAATGTATATTAAAAGAGAAGATATAAAAATCGCAGAAAGCATCACTAAGGGGGCTAATAATTGTACATAG
- a CDS encoding aminotransferase class I/II-fold pyridoxal phosphate-dependent enzyme — MELEQLEELALEAENELLPVYRELDKTSWINHSKVLAAFQEEKVSDFHLKSSSGYGYNDMGREILEKLYARIFGAEAALVRSQIVSGTHAMAICLFGILRPGDELVSATGTPYDTLEEIIGIRGSGGGSLKEFGIAYRQVELLPDGKLDYEKLKEAVSSQTKCIMLQRSRGYSERPALTVAQIGELCSFVKQNWPSIIVFVDNCYGEFVETLEPCDVGADLVAGSLIKNPGGGLAPTGGYIVGRSELVELAANRWTAPGIGAEVGPSPDFQRLLYQGLFISPHIVNESLKGAVFTAKLFERLRFRVFPAAEDYRTDIIQAVELGSPEKVIAFCRGIQKASPVDAHVIPEPWDMPGYGDQVIMAAGTFVQGASLELTADAPIRRPFIVYLQGGLSRQYVKLGVLSAAKFVLGLG; from the coding sequence ATAGAGCTTGAGCAATTGGAAGAGCTGGCGCTGGAAGCAGAAAATGAGTTGTTGCCTGTGTACCGTGAATTGGATAAAACTTCGTGGATTAATCACAGCAAAGTTTTGGCTGCTTTTCAAGAAGAAAAGGTCAGCGATTTTCATTTAAAGAGTTCCTCAGGTTACGGTTATAACGATATGGGCCGGGAGATTTTAGAGAAGTTATATGCACGCATCTTTGGTGCTGAAGCAGCTTTAGTACGCAGTCAAATCGTCTCAGGTACTCATGCAATGGCCATTTGCCTATTTGGTATCCTGCGTCCTGGAGATGAGCTGGTTTCAGCAACCGGGACTCCTTATGATACACTTGAAGAAATTATAGGTATCAGGGGCAGCGGGGGCGGTTCTTTAAAAGAATTTGGCATCGCTTATCGCCAGGTTGAATTATTGCCGGATGGAAAACTGGATTATGAAAAATTGAAGGAAGCTGTTAGCTCACAAACTAAATGTATTATGCTGCAAAGGTCCAGAGGTTATTCGGAACGTCCTGCTTTAACGGTAGCACAAATAGGTGAATTATGCAGTTTTGTTAAGCAGAACTGGCCCTCCATAATTGTTTTTGTGGACAACTGCTACGGAGAGTTTGTAGAGACATTAGAACCTTGTGATGTAGGAGCTGATTTGGTTGCCGGTTCATTGATTAAAAATCCTGGTGGGGGGTTGGCTCCTACAGGTGGTTATATTGTGGGTCGCAGTGAGCTTGTTGAATTGGCCGCCAACCGTTGGACAGCCCCGGGCATCGGAGCTGAGGTCGGTCCTTCACCTGATTTTCAGCGACTATTATATCAAGGACTTTTTATTTCTCCCCATATTGTTAACGAATCACTTAAAGGAGCAGTGTTTACAGCCAAACTTTTTGAACGACTACGGTTTAGAGTTTTTCCTGCCGCTGAGGATTATAGGACAGATATTATTCAAGCCGTGGAACTAGGTTCGCCGGAAAAGGTAATTGCTTTTTGTCGGGGAATTCAAAAAGCTTCACCGGTAGATGCTCATGTTATTCCGGAACCGTGGGACATGCCTGGTTATGGTGATCAGGTAATTATGGCTGCCGGCACTTTTGTTCAGGGTGCTTCTTTAGAACTGACAGCTGACGCGCCGATTCGCCGGCCTTTCATAGTTTACCTGCAAGGAGGTTTATCCAGGCAATATGTAAAGTTGGGTGTGCTGTCCGCGGCCAAGTTTGTGCTTGGGTTAGGTTAA
- a CDS encoding fumarate hydratase, whose translation MIRNISVQDVTANVAELCMEANYHLGNDVRSALQNAVEKEISPVGKGILQQLVTNADIASTEEMPICQDTGFTVIFLEIGQEVHLFGGDLYEAVDEGIRQGYMKGYLRKSIVNHPLERVNTGDNTPGVIHTKIVPGNQLKITVVPKGGGSENMSAVKMLKPSEGVNGVKKFILEQVATAGPNSCPPVIVGVGIGGTLEKVALLAKEALLRPVGEKNSIGDIAKLEEELLIDINKLGIGPQGFGGVTTALAVHIEIFPAHIASLPVAVNINCHASRHKTRFL comes from the coding sequence ATGATCAGAAATATTTCCGTTCAGGATGTAACAGCAAATGTAGCTGAGTTATGTATGGAGGCAAATTATCATCTGGGTAATGACGTGCGCTCAGCTTTGCAAAACGCCGTGGAAAAGGAAATTTCACCTGTGGGAAAAGGTATTCTGCAGCAACTTGTAACCAATGCTGACATTGCTTCCACAGAGGAAATGCCGATTTGCCAGGATACTGGTTTCACAGTGATCTTTCTTGAAATCGGGCAGGAGGTGCATTTATTCGGTGGCGACTTATATGAAGCTGTCGACGAGGGTATCAGGCAGGGTTATATGAAAGGCTATTTGAGGAAATCCATAGTCAATCATCCACTGGAGAGGGTGAATACAGGGGATAATACACCAGGTGTTATACATACTAAAATTGTTCCCGGCAACCAGTTAAAAATTACTGTCGTTCCAAAAGGTGGCGGCAGTGAAAATATGAGTGCTGTGAAAATGCTAAAGCCGTCAGAAGGAGTAAATGGGGTAAAGAAATTTATACTGGAGCAAGTAGCCACGGCTGGCCCTAATTCCTGTCCGCCTGTCATAGTAGGTGTGGGAATTGGGGGAACGCTTGAGAAGGTGGCTCTTTTAGCCAAGGAAGCGCTTTTAAGACCTGTTGGAGAAAAGAACAGTATAGGAGATATAGCAAAATTAGAGGAAGAACTTCTTATTGATATTAATAAACTGGGTATAGGGCCACAGGGCTTTGGCGGGGTTACAACCGCACTGGCAGTGCATATAGAAATATTTCCGGCACATATAGCCAGCTTGCCTGTAGCAGTTAACATAAACTGTCATGCCAGTAGACATAAAACAAGATTTCTTTAG
- a CDS encoding Fe-S-containing hydro-lyase translates to MQKIFTPLNNKAVEQLKSGQQILLNGKLYTGRDAAHKKLMELIEKGEMLPFNLLGQVLYYVGPAPAKPGQVIGSAGPTTSGRMDSYTPELLSRGLKGTIGKGYRSAEVIKAGIEYKAVYFAAVGGAGALIAKCIKKSSVIAYPELGPEAIYELEVEDFPLIVVNDIYGGDLYTEGRNRYSSNKICN, encoded by the coding sequence ATGCAAAAAATATTTACCCCGTTAAATAATAAAGCAGTAGAGCAGCTGAAAAGCGGCCAGCAAATACTGTTGAACGGAAAGCTTTATACGGGACGTGACGCAGCTCATAAAAAGTTGATGGAATTAATAGAGAAGGGTGAGATGTTGCCTTTTAACCTTTTGGGCCAAGTACTATATTATGTTGGTCCAGCCCCGGCTAAACCCGGGCAGGTTATAGGTTCTGCAGGTCCTACCACCAGTGGTCGCATGGACAGCTATACTCCTGAATTATTGTCCCGTGGTTTAAAGGGAACAATTGGTAAGGGTTATAGATCGGCTGAAGTAATAAAGGCTGGTATAGAATATAAAGCAGTATATTTTGCGGCTGTAGGTGGTGCTGGGGCACTAATTGCCAAATGTATAAAAAAATCCAGTGTAATTGCCTATCCGGAACTGGGACCGGAAGCAATTTACGAACTGGAAGTTGAAGACTTCCCGCTAATTGTGGTTAATGATATTTACGGGGGAGACTTATATACAGAGGGCAGGAATAGATATTCCTCTAATAAAATATGTAATTAG
- the hfq gene encoding RNA chaperone Hfq, translating into MTKAQINLQDAFLNQVRKENIPVIMFLINGFQLKGMVRGFDNFTVILESEGKQLMVYKHAISTISPLRPVNTAFAEGKTN; encoded by the coding sequence ATGACTAAGGCCCAAATTAATTTGCAAGACGCATTCCTCAATCAAGTAAGAAAAGAGAACATCCCGGTAATTATGTTTCTAATCAATGGTTTTCAATTAAAAGGGATGGTTAGGGGCTTTGATAACTTTACTGTTATCCTGGAAAGCGAAGGCAAACAGCTTATGGTTTATAAGCATGCTATTTCAACAATAAGTCCGCTTAGACCTGTTAATACTGCTTTTGCTGAGGGTAAAACCAACTAA
- the lexA gene encoding transcriptional repressor LexA — protein MIKPITTQREEAILDVIKQTIRHKGYPPSVREIGVAVGLSSSSTVHGYLRKLEMKGLLRRDPTKPRAIEVLDRTEKESIDFNILNIPIIGKVSAGSPVLAIENQEGNLQLPLDYTGAGNFFLLRVKGKSMIEAGIFEGDLVLVRQQPAAENGDIIVALLEENATVKRFFKEKEYIRLQPENKLLSPILVKEVQILGKVVGVIRKYY, from the coding sequence GTGATCAAACCTATTACCACCCAAAGAGAAGAAGCCATTTTAGACGTTATAAAGCAAACAATCCGCCATAAAGGTTATCCCCCTTCTGTTCGTGAAATCGGAGTGGCTGTTGGTCTGAGCTCCAGTTCAACAGTTCACGGCTACTTAAGAAAACTGGAAATGAAAGGATTGCTTCGCCGGGATCCTACAAAACCCAGGGCTATTGAGGTTCTGGACAGGACAGAAAAGGAGAGTATAGATTTTAATATCCTAAATATACCTATCATAGGAAAAGTATCTGCCGGTTCTCCTGTCCTAGCCATTGAAAATCAGGAAGGTAATTTGCAATTACCTCTGGATTATACAGGTGCGGGTAATTTTTTTCTGCTCAGAGTTAAAGGCAAAAGCATGATCGAAGCCGGTATTTTCGAAGGGGATTTGGTTTTGGTTCGTCAACAGCCTGCAGCTGAAAACGGAGACATTATTGTTGCCTTACTGGAAGAGAATGCAACAGTCAAAAGATTCTTTAAAGAAAAAGAATATATACGCCTCCAACCGGAAAATAAGCTATTATCGCCAATACTCGTGAAAGAGGTTCAGATTCTGGGCAAGGTTGTTGGGGTAATCCGTAAATATTATTAA
- a CDS encoding acetyl-CoA hydrolase/transferase family protein, whose amino-acid sequence MSWTDLYRQKLVSADEAVKVIKSGDWVEYGEFAGQVQDLDKALAKRKDELKDVKVRAVTRAAAIEVVKADPTGEHFTYVNWHFSGLDRKLHDQGLCYFSPILFREVPRYYRENQQVDVTMITVTPMDKHGYFNYGLNNAGTRASLDKASKIIVEVNENMPRVLGGNEECIHISEVDFVVEGSNWAIPALPVAKISETDEKIAKMIVNELEDGCCIQLGIGGMPNAVGKLIAQSDLKNLGVHTEMFVDAYMDMYLAGRVTGLNKNIDKGKMVFTFAMGSKNLYDFMDNNPVCASYPVDYTNVPHIIAQNDKVTSINNCIEIDLFGQVCSESAGIRQISGTGGQVDFFEGAYLSKGGKAFCCFTASYKDKQGNLKSRINPLLTSGAIVTTPRTVVQYVVTENGIVNLKGKSTWERAEALISLAHPDFHEQLAKDAEKMGIWRKSNKK is encoded by the coding sequence ATGAGTTGGACTGATTTATACCGTCAAAAATTAGTATCAGCAGATGAAGCAGTAAAGGTAATCAAATCAGGTGACTGGGTAGAATATGGCGAGTTTGCCGGTCAAGTACAGGACCTTGACAAAGCTTTAGCGAAAAGGAAAGATGAATTAAAGGACGTGAAGGTTCGTGCTGTTACCAGAGCCGCAGCTATTGAAGTTGTCAAGGCGGACCCTACAGGTGAACATTTTACTTATGTAAACTGGCATTTCAGTGGTTTAGACAGAAAACTCCATGACCAAGGACTCTGCTATTTTTCACCTATCCTTTTCCGCGAGGTGCCCAGGTACTACCGGGAAAATCAACAGGTTGATGTAACTATGATTACTGTCACTCCAATGGACAAGCACGGTTACTTTAACTACGGTTTAAATAATGCTGGAACCAGGGCCAGCCTGGATAAAGCCAGTAAGATAATTGTGGAAGTCAATGAAAATATGCCAAGAGTACTGGGTGGCAATGAAGAATGTATTCATATTTCAGAAGTTGATTTTGTTGTTGAAGGCAGCAATTGGGCTATCCCTGCTCTGCCGGTAGCTAAAATCAGTGAAACCGATGAAAAAATCGCCAAAATGATTGTTAATGAATTGGAAGACGGTTGTTGCATTCAGTTGGGTATCGGTGGTATGCCTAACGCAGTAGGAAAGTTAATTGCTCAATCAGATCTAAAAAATCTGGGTGTACACACAGAAATGTTTGTTGATGCCTATATGGACATGTATCTGGCCGGTCGTGTAACCGGATTAAATAAAAATATCGATAAGGGTAAAATGGTCTTTACTTTTGCCATGGGCTCAAAAAATTTATATGATTTTATGGATAATAACCCGGTTTGCGCTTCTTATCCGGTTGATTACACCAACGTACCTCATATTATCGCACAAAATGATAAAGTTACCTCTATCAACAACTGTATTGAAATTGATCTCTTCGGACAGGTTTGCTCAGAATCTGCCGGTATCAGGCAAATCAGTGGTACCGGTGGTCAGGTTGACTTCTTTGAAGGTGCTTACCTTTCTAAAGGCGGTAAAGCTTTCTGCTGCTTCACAGCCAGTTACAAGGATAAACAAGGCAATTTAAAATCACGTATTAACCCTTTATTAACCTCAGGTGCAATCGTTACCACTCCTCGTACTGTAGTTCAATATGTGGTTACTGAAAACGGTATTGTTAACTTAAAAGGAAAATCCACCTGGGAAAGAGCTGAAGCACTGATTTCTCTGGCCCACCCGGATTTCCATGAGCAACTTGCTAAAGATGCAGAGAAAATGGGTATTTGGAGAAAGAGCAATAAAAAATAG
- the miaA gene encoding tRNA (adenosine(37)-N6)-dimethylallyltransferase MiaA, with amino-acid sequence MINISTGQGPGGNKNPIPLIVIVGPTAVGKTECGVLLAKTINGEIVSADSMQIYRYMDIGTAKPTIEEMCGIPHYMLDIINPDEEYSVALYQEAAENYIRDIFNRGSSPILVGGTGLYVRSITDHYNFSRAEINWEYRAKLNQSADLRGNEYIHNLLKTVDPLAAEKIHCNDRKRIIRALEVFDQTGRPISSYHDRDTFTKPKYKLHIFGLIMERSQLYRRIEIRIDKMMEQGFLKEVRGLLDRGYSSQLTSMKSLGYKELGAYLNGNMSLEEAVEMLKRNTRRFAKRQLTWFKRDNKITWLDISRQPAMDDIVQEIIKIVAGVSC; translated from the coding sequence ATGATTAATATATCTACTGGTCAAGGACCTGGTGGCAATAAAAACCCGATACCGTTAATTGTTATTGTCGGGCCTACCGCTGTTGGGAAAACTGAGTGCGGGGTATTGCTGGCTAAAACTATAAACGGTGAAATAGTCTCAGCTGATTCCATGCAGATTTATCGATATATGGATATAGGAACAGCTAAACCGACCATCGAAGAAATGTGTGGAATACCTCATTATATGCTGGATATTATTAATCCTGATGAAGAATATAGTGTGGCACTGTACCAGGAAGCAGCTGAAAATTATATAAGAGATATATTTAATAGAGGCAGCAGCCCGATTCTGGTAGGTGGAACAGGTTTGTATGTCCGTTCGATCACTGACCATTATAATTTCAGCCGTGCTGAAATAAATTGGGAATATAGGGCTAAGCTCAATCAGTCGGCAGATCTACGAGGAAATGAATATATACATAATCTCTTAAAAACTGTTGATCCATTGGCAGCAGAAAAAATACACTGTAATGACCGTAAACGTATAATTAGGGCATTGGAAGTTTTCGATCAGACAGGAAGGCCTATTTCCAGTTACCATGATAGGGACACATTTACTAAACCCAAATATAAATTGCACATTTTCGGTTTAATCATGGAGAGGTCTCAACTTTACAGGCGTATTGAAATACGTATAGATAAAATGATGGAACAGGGATTTTTGAAAGAGGTTCGAGGTTTGCTGGACAGGGGCTATTCTTCACAATTAACCTCTATGAAAAGTCTTGGTTATAAGGAACTTGGAGCTTATTTAAATGGCAATATGAGTCTTGAGGAAGCCGTGGAAATGCTAAAACGCAATACCAGGCGTTTCGCTAAGAGGCAGTTAACATGGTTTAAACGAGATAATAAAATTACATGGCTTGATATTAGCAGACAGCCGGCTATGGATGATATTGTTCAAGAAATTATTAAGATAGTTGCAGGAGTAAGCTGCTAA